ACCGTCAGCAGGCGGCTTAACACCCGCCTTAGCCTTGAAGCCCTGTGTGCAGAGGAGGAACGAGGAGAAAGGAACCGGGAACGAGGAGATAAAAATCCTCGTTCCTCGCTCCTAGTTCCTCGTTCCTACTTTGACACGCTTTCGGTCAACTGCTGAGGGGCTCCTGCCGTCATTTTACAGGATGTATTTTACCTCACCTCCCAAGGGATTGGCAAGTAAAGGTAACCGGAGAGTCATAATCATAGCCGCTAGTTCTCCACGTGATCAGAGAGCCGACAGAAGTTTATCCTTTCAACAGCTTCATGATCGCCTCTAAAGCCAAAATATATCCATAAGATCCCAAACCCGATATAACCCCAGTGGCAACAGGGGAGATGTATGAATGATGTCTGAAGGGCTCTCGTTTGAAGACGTTCGATATATGCACCTCGATGGTCGGCAATCCCACGGCGGCGATCGCGTCCCTTATCGCCACGCTCGTATGAGTGTAGGCCGCCGGGTTGATGATGATCCCGTCGGCCCAATCCATCGCCTCGCCTATCGCCGTGACGATCTCCCCTTCATAGTTCGATTGGATTATCCTCAGCTCCACCCCTAACTCCTCCGCCCTGCGACGGAGCTTCTCGTTTATCTCATCCAGCGTCTGAGATCCGTAAACCTCAGGCTCACGCCTTCCCAACAGGTTGAGATTCGGTCCGTGTATCACCAGTATCCTCATCCACGAGCCTCCATGTTGCACTACGTTTTGCTTCTTCTGCCTGCGTCTTGATATATTCCCAGAGACTTATCCCCCTTTCCCTTGCTTCCTCGGAAAGTAATTTCCTCGCTATATGTACTTGCTGTAGTGCAAAATCACCTGGAAATTCCTTTTCAATCTCGTTTTTTATCCTTATGATCTTTTCCATCTTCATATTTTTACCTCTATAGCAGCTCTCCCGGTGCAATTATTTCCACATGTTTCAAGTTTCTCAAGTCTTTTCTATTTCTGCGATGGTAAGCTCAGATATGTAGGTACTATAAGCTCCGATCTTTGAGAAGAACTCCTCAGTCAACGCTTTTCTCTCTGGATTTCTATCATCGAAAAGGGCGGATATCACCGATGTATCCAGATATATTTTCATAACCTTATCCCCTTGCTCATACGCTTATGGGATTTGCGAAGTACGAAGTGTTCTCCATAGCAGCTAGTATCTCCTCCTCCGTCACATCGTCGTATATCTTTGCCCTTCCGATCCCATCGAGGAGGACGAAGTTCAACCTCCCGGCCTTCACCTTCTTATCGTGACGGATGATCTCCAGAAGCCCTCTTAGATCCAGATCGGTCGGCACGCGGGTCGGAAGGCCGATTCGATCAAGCAGACGGTACATCCTCTCCAAATCCTCCTCCCTGAGCTTCCCTCGTCTCAACGAGATG
Above is a window of Candidatus Poribacteria bacterium DNA encoding:
- the aroQ gene encoding type II 3-dehydroquinate dehydratase; its protein translation is MRILVIHGPNLNLLGRREPEVYGSQTLDEINEKLRRRAEELGVELRIIQSNYEGEIVTAIGEAMDWADGIIINPAAYTHTSVAIRDAIAAVGLPTIEVHISNVFKREPFRHHSYISPVATGVISGLGSYGYILALEAIMKLLKG